Genomic window (Apis cerana isolate GH-2021 linkage group LG1, AcerK_1.0, whole genome shotgun sequence):
atatcaagcGGAACTTTGTGATTGAACAATATGTCTGGACGTGGAAAAGGCGGTAAAGTTAAGGGAAAAGTTAAGTCTCGTTCTAACAGAGCAGGATTACAATTTCCTGTTGGTCGTATTCACCGTCTTTTGCGAAAAGGAAATTATGCTGAACGGGTTGGTGCCGGTGCTCCGGTTTATTTAGCAGCAGTAATGGAGTACTTAGCTGCTGAAGTTTTGGAATTGGCTGGTAATGCTGCTCGTGACAATAAGAAAACAAGAATTATACCACGTCATTTACAATTAGCTATTCGTAATGACGAAGAATTGAACAAATTACTTTCTGGAGTAACAATAGCACAAGGTGGTGTACTCCCAAATATTCAAGCTGTACTTTTACCAAAGAAGACAGAAAAAAAAGCTTAacctgattttttaaatttaaacggcCCTTTTCAGGGCCCCTAATTAAATTCAGCTAAAGGAACAATGATCTCATAGTTCATAagcattttaatacatattttatctaatatatattttcaattatttttgatgaaaatttaatacgaatgaaatttatatgtcTATATTAAGAtctcaatatatatatctcatttgttaaaaaaatgacaaCTCAAAATTATACTTCTTGAATTATTGATAGAAAGTATCATTTGATTCTTTTACTAATAGAATCTTCCAAATCTTGAATGAACTTCTAgcattttaaagtaatttttatatatttttataatgattcgaaatattcaaaatcgtttcctctaaattaatatattttaaattattaatcacagTTTGCAATAAGTAATATgtgatataatatgtaatatgtgattatttgtcattttataaaataatcttcaaaatgtttatttataaaacaaaaaaaatatatcaattatatatatttttatatatataaaagaaaggattgaaattaaatatagatgcaagtacattatataatttgattaaaattatatttcattaatattatattgtataagaaatatataatattgtttctattaaattgtattttttacacttttttttagagcaaaaacatataaaacataattttatgtttatttttactataaaaaaatttatatttattgtatttataatattgtattatatatatatatttattattattattataatgtgaaaaaattcataacaaaaatgttaatgattaaacgatgttaatttttttactatttcaaGATATGTTTTAAGAtatagtttcaataatatattatagatattatattagtatttgatcgttaattcaaatttatgttCCACTGTTATATCTTACAAAAAACACCAAATACTTttggaatataatatagataaaatattttaaattgaactcAACAAACGAGTGTTCTtaagttgaaagaaaattgtggCCCTGAGAAGGGCCGTTTTTGCTGATCGTTGATGAAAACAATGATCCTCCATTTTAACCTCCAAAACCATAAAGAGTACGTCCTTGCCTTTTCAGAGCATATACGACATCCATAGCCGTTACAGTTTTCCGTTTGGCGTGTTCGGTGTAAGTAACTGCAT
Coding sequences:
- the LOC108003514 gene encoding histone H2A-like, giving the protein MSGRGKGGKVKGKVKSRSNRAGLQFPVGRIHRLLRKGNYAERVGAGAPVYLAAVMEYLAAEVLELAGNAARDNKKTRIIPRHLQLAIRNDEELNKLLSGVTIAQGGVLPNIQAVLLPKKTEKKA